GCCGGCGTCAGCCACAACAAAGCCGGCGTCAGCCGCAACAAAGCCGGCGTCAGCCACAACAAAGCCGGCGTCAGCCGCAACAAAGCCGGCGTCAGCCACAACAAAGCCGGCGTCAGCCACAACAAAGCCGGCGTCAGCCACAACAAAGCCGGCGTCAGCCACAACAAAGCCGGCGTCAGCCACAACAAAGCCGGCGTCAGCCACAACAAAGCCGGCGTCAGCCGCAACAAAGCCGGCGTCAGCCACAACAAAGCCGGCGTCAGCCACAACAAAGCCGGCGTCAGCCACAACAAAGCCGGCGTCAGCCGCAACAAAGCCGGCGTCAGCCACAACAAAGCCGGCGTCAGCCACAACAAAGCCGGCGTCAGCCACAACAAAGCCGGCGTCAGCCGCAACAGAGTCAACGTCAGCCGCAACAGAGTCGACGTCACCCACAACAAACGCGACCACCCTTAATATAACGTCCCTCACAACAGaaacaatgacctccacaacatctACAACAACAAtttcttcaccaccaccagcaacaacaacaacatcctcaccaccaccagcaacaacaacagcgccTGAGATACCATGCGCTTCCTACATCATCATAACCTTCTTGACCACCGTCTTCGTCTTGGGCACACTAAGTCTGGGCTTCTACTATTCCAAAAAGATCAGAAATGCCAAGAAAATCAAGAGGCGAAACTTGACTATAATAAATGAAAAGGAGAGTTTGGGGTATATGTGGATGAAACGCATTCATGCGAGTCTGGAAGAGAAGTCGGAGACGCAGACGGCAGAGGATCTGTCGGAGGCGGTTGGGCAGCGCCCTGCGTCTCCCAAGGTCGTAACTTCTCCTTTGCAACGAGTAAGGAAGACCTCCAGACCGTCGACAGTGATTAGACTTCGGGTGAACGAGGCTAAGATCAATGTTAATGAAGACACTGTGGACAGTGGCCAGGTACCTCCATCTGCTCCCAAAACAGAGACTAAGACGGTTAAATTAAAACAAGTTAACAAGATGTCTGTGACGTATGCAAACATTGTAGAAACAACGTTTGAAAATACAACATGTGATGACAATGAAGTTGCTATGAGCGATGACCGTAAATATAGCAATGTTGCTATGAGCCATGACCGTGATAGCAATGTTGCTATGAGCCATGACCGTGAATATAGCAATGTTGCTATGAGCCATGACCGTAAATATAGCAATGTTGCTATGAGCCATGACCGTGAATATAGCAATGTTGCTATGAGCCATGACCGTAAATATAGCAATGTTGCTATGAGCCATGACCGTGAATATAGCAATGTTGCTATGAGCCATGACCGTAAATATAGCAATGTTGCTATGAGCCATGACCGTAAATATAGCAATGTTGTCGTTGCCTCACAGTCGCCCCGCCTGGATGGTGAGATCTGCGATAGCCACGGTGACAACCAGCCATCGGGACTCCACGGTGACGAGCTCAGCTGCAGAGACTCACCAACAGAGTCGTCTTGCTCGATTCAGATTTCTTCCAACTCAAGCAGAACAAATTCTCCGACATGGTCTCTCGACATTCGAGCACCACCTTCGGTAGACCCGCCCAGCCAGCGTCTGACGAAGGAGAAAACTCTGCCAATGCCTCCCAGCCAGCTGCCTAAACAAGCATCTGGACATTTCAACGCCATCAGCAGCCACGGCACCAGTAATACATCGCGTCCCGCTTCACCGACACTCTCTCATCTCAACTCCACACCACCTTCGCTTCCGAGGAAGGGACACACTAGGAATGCTCCTTCCAATCTTCCTGGAAGGAAATATTACCCCGAGGTCAACAATCTCCCGGAGCCACCAACCGAAATGCCTTTCAAGCTAACTGAAGACCCACCTTCAAAAAAGCCTTCCTCAGGGGCAAATGCACTTCCATCTCCCCCTGACTgtttgcctctgcatcatacaACACCTTCATCTACTGGCAAATTGTCTACTCTACCCTCCACATTTCATCAACTCAAACcacttaaaaacaaaaaaattaccCCAAATAGTCACAAGAGCCGCCCTTCAAAATCCATCTCGTCTCGCACCGCTCGGAAAGCTCAGCGTTTAACTTTTAAAAACGACCTGTCTTCCCAGAACCAGCGCTCGGTAGAGACAAAATGTCTCCCGAGTCCACCAACTGAGTTCCCCTTGGCTCTTACTCAATACCCAGCCTCCAAGAGGAAGCTCTTCCTTACATAATCCCCCTGCTAGAACTTAAGAGCCTCTGGATGAGGCAATATAACCAATACCTTCATCATTCTCTAATAAAACTTTCCCCGTCATTCTAATCAGGCACGAGACCAAACAGTTTTATATGCTAACCCAACTCTACTCCTGCCCAAGCTTTTCTTTGACCCTTTCCTCCTTGGTGATGGCCACCCTGGAAACACACACCGTAACTGTCTTTATTTTCTGCTAGTTACAAATTGTAATAAAGttcttacatcttggcttaacgtatttatgacgtattagaacgttgttacaacttgctatattggttgttttaactggttaggtgttaaaactagttcgaacgttgtagcaacgtcgtagtttcggtgtgtgtttggcgggcaggtATGTGCGCAGAGTTACCTTACAAACACCCAACGTCACGGTCCGTATGATTtcccttgtaataaagttgttacgtcttgttataacgtttttatgacgtattagaatgttcttacaacttgctatattggttgttacaattgttaggaggtgttaaactttgttcgaacgttgtagcggcgtttcgtcgtgtgtttggcgggttaaagATGTTTGGGAAGCCAAGGGGGCCCCCAGCCtgcctttcagcgcctcagtgttgtgatccagagaggaaacaTCTTAATGTTGCAAGAAGTGTCCAAAAACAATAGTCAAAACCTGTGTGTAAGCTTATGTTCAATCTTTAATTGAACTGATTTTGTTAAAATAATAACTTATTATTGAACAAAATTGGTTTGTagtaaacatttatatatatatatatatatatatatatatatatatatatatatatatatatatatatatatatatatatatatatatatatatacatatgagaaTATATATTGGGTGAGCAGTCACCCAACTGACAGGCTGCAACATTCATACGGTGCAGTAATTTGTGAtttttttcagttacaaattaagaTTATTATTACACTGATTTAGGAAGTGTTTACAAAACAAACTGAAAGTGGTCGAAGCCCGTTCCGAACCATGCCTTCGAACACGTTCACGTTTTCTATAAGCCAAATACGTTTTGAATTATTTAGATTTTAATAAGCCAGTATTTGACCTGTATGGTGTGAATCCGATGCCCCCTTTTGTTTTTGATGATGTATTAACTTCCTCGGTTCGACTCCCGCAGTGCTAATCTCACAACATTGATCCACAAGTATAAATTTATACATTATGTGCATTTTGTTTATCATTTACATATCTAATATAAATGTCAAAAGTTGTTGTTGGTTTTAGAGACCAGTCCGGTGACCATAGTAAACATTGCGGGGTACAGCAGACTGTAGTGATGTTTCCTCGTGACTGTATCcacgtgttgtagtgttgttgaccTAAGTAAAGCACTGTCTTCCGCCTCTGTGTTTAAATGACCGCTTTTACAATGTGATGCATTACTccaatcactcacacacacacactcacacacacacacacacacacacacacacacacacacacacacacacacacacacacacacacacacacacacacacacacacatatatatatatatatgtagtgtgtACTCTGAGAGGTGTATACCTTCCTTCACGGTGTAAATACGCTgtgaattaaaataaataaataaataaatatgtttattcaggtaaggtacatacatacaagtgatgttacattaatggattgatatatagatatatagatagagctattacatacaatgcctaaagccactattacgcaatgcgtttcgggcaattagTCAATTAGTCCCAAATTATGTCCAGGACGAAAGTATACTTACTGTTTGGTCAGTAACCTGagcggtggccttaataaccctccagaggcttatAGGCCTCAAAATTGAAACCAACATTCTGTTGGCGACGATTATAGCGTGTCAGTATTGGGTTGATAACTTGTGACCCCCAACGACCCTGTGTGACTCCCCAACTACCCTGTGTGACCCCGAACGACCCTGTGTGACCCCCAACGACCCTGTGTGACCCCCAACGACCCTGTGTTTTGAAAACAGGCTGCTGACTGCTGTGACCTCAGAGCTGTTGCTGAGGAAAGGTAGCAACCATTTGGATCAGAAATTGATGTTAATATTGAGAGAGATTATTCACACTGATTAGGTTCCGAGAGTTAGGTTACTCTAGATGACAACAGAGGCAGCCCACCTTGCCCAGCGAGGCAGCCCACCTTACCCACCGAGGCAGCCCACCTAACCCACCGAGACAGACTCTCATTTGACCCTCGTAGTGTCAATCTTGCAGTGCAATTTGATTTGAATTTCAGGAAAACTCCGAATTTGTTTACGCTGTGATCTATAACGTCAACATTGCAGTGCACTAAGCGTAAGAACAGAAGTTTCCAGAAACTGGATTGCTGAACACTACttgaactggacggtagagcaacggtttcGATTCCtgcaggtcagtgttcaatccccgaccgtccaagtggttgggcaccattccttccccccttcccatccccattctatcctaaatccttatcctcatcccttccaagcgccatatagttgtaatggccttGCCTTCTATTGTTCGTGTGTGCATATTGTACCAATGCACCACGAGTGTAGCCGGGTGGTGGATGGTCGTGGAAGCTGAGTGGAATCATGAGGGGTTCCAGGATCGCCAATCACGTATTGGCACTCGATGGTGAAGCTGTATTGGTATTGGGTAGTCCCATGAGGGTCGCCACTGGccgcgcaggttcgaatcctcatgaaGGTCGCCACTGGccgcgcaggttcgaatcctcatgagGGTCATAGAGTGTGCGTGTTAATAAATTCCTACACACATGCAGGGCAGGAGCGAGGCCTCAGGTGTTATCATGGGGGAGCGGAAGACCAGTAATGACGGAGGCAAACGTCCTGAGATAACAAGAGAGAAGTAGAGATAACCAGTTTAAAAAGTTGTGAGTTTAGTGATAACTAATGTGAGGGACGGGTaatgtcctcatacaccagcccgtcctcatacaccagcccgtcctcatacaccagcccgtcctcatacaccagcccatcctcatacaccagcccgtcctcatacaccaccaccgtcctcatacaccagcccgtcctcatacaccagcccgtcctcatacaccaccaccgtcctcatacaccagcccgtcctcatacaccagcccctcctcatacaccagcccgtcctcatacaccaccaccgtcctcatacaccaccaccgtcctcatacaccagcccgtcctcgtacaccaccaccgtcctcatacaccaccaccgtcctcatacaccagcccgtcctcatacaccaccaccgtcctcatacaccagcccgtcctcatacaccggcccgtcctcatacaccagcccgtcctcatacaccaccaccgtcctcatacaccagcccatcctcatacaccagcccgtcctcatacaccaccaccgtcctcatacaccagcccgtcctcatacaccaccaccgtcctcatacaccaccaccgtcctcatacaccagcccgtcctcatacaccaccaccgtcctcatacaccagcccgtcctcatacaccagcccctcctcatacaccagcccgtcctcatacaccaccaccgtcctcatacaccagcccctcctcatacaccaccaccgtcctcatacaccagcccgtcctcatacaccaccaccgtcctcatacaccagcccctcctcatacaccagcccgtcctcatacaccaccaccgtcctcatacaccaccaccgtcctcatacaccagcccgtcctcatacaccaccaccgtcctcatacaccagcccgtcctcataaacataaGTGAAatgccctttttttttttagcgcCAAACCCTCTGATTATGAATGAAAAAACAAACGCTGCCCAATAcgctaaataaaataaataaataaataaaaatgtttaCAGACGACAGTCAACACAGGCATGATGTTGCGTATCAGAACTGTTCAGTCGACTCTTAGATTCCATTATAACAGCATTGGATTGTCTTCAGGCACCCGGAACGCTCAGGACGTCCAAGGGGTTATTACTTATACCCAAGACGCATCGAGATCAACCAAGAATCAATTCAATGATCACAAAAGCCGCATAgctgtggttgatacctggttgatggggtttctgggagttcttctactccccaagcccggcccgaggccagacttgacttgtgagagtttggtccactaggctgttgcttggagcggcccccaggcccacatacccaccacaggtcCACCGGTTGGTTCGGCATCGATCAAGGTTACAGCTAGTTTTTAAAATGCTATTATCAGCACTTAGCACTTCACTCATGTTAAAGAAATGTTCGAATATATCACTTCTTTCTGTGAAATGTTTACATAGGTCGACACATCAAATTAGAGGGGCATGCTCAGCCAGCAGGCAAAAGAGGCGAGGAAACAAGAGACATGCCCCAGCCAGCAGGCAAAAGAGGCGAGGAAACAAGAGACATGCCCCAGCCAGCAGGCAAAAGAGGCGAGGAAACAAGAGACATGCCCCAGCCAGCAGGCAAAAGAGGCGAGGAAACAAGAGACATGCCCCAGCCAGCGGACAAAAGAGGCGAGGAAACAAAAGAGCGCCTGCTCCAGGTGAGGCTCGAACTCACAACCCCGGCATGGCCCAGACACTGTCGTATAAGTACCGTGCGCTAACCGATTGCGCCACTGGAGCGCGACGACCATACAGTGCCGAACTCTCCAGTATCAGAGCCCTTGCTCATAAcggtataattattatattattacggTATAATTATTATATCAACGGTATAATTATTATATCAACGGTATAATTATTATATCATCGCTACGAGGAGCGTTTCCTTGCTGGTGTTTGGCTTAAGacctttttaatttttttaaattttgccccgaggggcgagtttattgggcagcgccactcatctcgtgagtggacacaccgccatagtgacagtattgggcagcgccactcatcttgtgagtggacacaccgccatagcagcatgtacaacactccccaataggaagaaaacccgctgggttgttcatcctgtcacttgtacccgtcACCTGCAAGAGGGTTGCTTGGGCCATCATACAGCTGGCCTAACCAACCAGCATCTACACTTTGGGCTTGGTATCGAGTGCATGGGGAGGTTTTGGGGTCACCAGACCCCCCATCTATGaggtctgatagctgagtggacaactcgtgggactcgtaatcctttgtgacccgggttcgattcccggactagctagaagcaaatgggcagagtttctttcaccctgatggctctgttacctagcagtaaataggtacctgggagttagacagctgttacaggctgcttcctttgtacttacctaattatacttgcgaggattgagctctggctctttggtcccgcctctcaactgtcaatcaactaatgtacaggttcctgagcctattgggctctatcatatctacacttgaaactgtgcatggagtcagcctccaccacatcacttcctaatgcattccatttgtctactactctaacactgaaaaaaatctttctaacgtctctatggctcatttgggcactcagtttccacctgtgtcccctagtgcgtgtgcccttgtgttaaataacctgtctttatctaccctgtcgattcccttgagaatcttgaatgtggtgatcatgtcccccctaactcttatgtcttccaacgaagtgaggttaaattcccgtagtctctcctcgtagctcatacctctcagctcgggtactaatctgttgacaaacctttgaaccttttccagtttagtcttatgcttgacaagatatggactccatgctggagccgcatactccaggattggtctgacatatgtggtatacaaagttctaaaagattccttacacaagtttctaaaggccgttcttatgttaaccaacctggcatgtgccgctgatgttatccggttgatatgagcttcaggggacaggtctggcgtgatatcaacccccaggtctttctctctctctctctgactcttgaagtatttcatctcccaaatgataccttgtatctggtctcctgctccctacacctatcttcattacattgcatttgcttgggttaaactctaacatccatttgttcgatcattcctgcagcttgtccaggtcttcttgaagcctcaagctgtcctcctgtcttaatccttctcataatttttgcgtcgtcagcaaacattgagaggaatgagtttataccctctgggagatcatttacgtatatcagaaacaggataggtccgagtacaggacCTATCctgtacgtatgtgtgtgtggaaaaaaaattagttagtagttagtaacagttgattgattgacagttgagaggcgggccgaaggagcagagctcaacacccgcaagcacaactaggtgactactttAGTCCTCAACGTAATTCAGAAACAAAGTGTATACTCAGTCTATTGACTATATACActcaatatttatatatttgtatacaATAAATGTATACAAAGCTTCTcaatgtatatacaccgagaagcaacAGCAGGGTATACACCTCTTccccggtgtatatatatatatatatatatatatatatatatatatatatatatatatatatatatatatatatatcaaatatatatatatatatatatatatatatatatatatatatatatatatatatatatatatatatatatatatatgcttcctgTTCCGGAAAAATTAAGTTATTATAAATAATACAGTGAGAATAACGCAACCGAATGAGACTCATGCTTATTAAAATTAATTTGGTTAAAATCATTATAACAACGGGATGGGTGtagcaccacacccaacaccacacccaacaccacacccaacaccacacccaacaccacacccagcaccacacccaacaccacacccaacaccacacccagcaccacacccaggaccacacccaggaccacacccaacaccacacccagcaccacacccaacaccacacccaacaccacacccagcaccacacccaacaccacacccaacaccacacccagcaccacacccaggaccacacccaggaccacacccaacaccacacccaacaccacacccagcaccacacccagcaccacacccaggaccacacccaacaccacacccaaaaccacacccagcaccacacccaacaccacacccaacaccacacccaacaccacacccagcaccacacccagcaccacacccaacaccacacccaacaccacacccagcaccacacccagcaccacacccagcaccacacccaacaccacacccaacaccacacccaacaccacacccagcaccacacccagcaccacacccagcaccacagggTGTAGCACAACACCCAGCAgcaaccagcatcaccacaagACATCACCAGCAGACAGCAGAGGGGGTGTAACTCAGAGGTAGAGTGCTCGCTTCGCATGTGAgaagtcccgggttcaatccccggcacCTCCACGGTGATTTTTTACGCTGTGACAGTGCTCcttgaacctccccccccccccccccccccccaacccctaagGTGAAGGGCGAGGTGACATCAACCTTCACTACTGACATCTCAAGCTTCATAAGCAGTGTTACGACGGAGTCGATCGTATATATATAGTCGTGACGGACCAATAGAAACTAGTCTTTTGTTTCTAgtattgaatttagacaaaccggaaaCGTTGTTCTTAGTTACGTTATTAATAAAAACGattctaacctagcctaaccatccTGGGGCTAATTTACGCcatttgaggcctaatatagtacaagtGTGTGTGATATACTAGGGCCTAGGAATATATAAGTTTgcctttttagctttattttgtttcggactaTGAAATTAATACTACTAAATTCTATTTTCTTTTTGTCCATATTGATTTGTACGATCAGGTCGGTGGCTTGGAACAAGTGCATCAACTTGTGGCTAGTTGCGTGCGTCTAGTAACTACTCATCAGGTAGTTGTGTGCGTCTGGTAACTGTACTCATCAGCTATTTGCGTGCGTCTAGTAACTGAATTCATCAGCTAGTTGCGTGCGTCTAGTAACTGAATTCATCAGCTAGTTGCGTGCGTCTAGTAACTGTACTCATCAGCTAGTTGCGTGCGTCTAGTAACTGTAGTCATCAGCTAGTTGCGTGCGTCTAGAAACTATGCTTACGTCATAACTATCACGCTCGTTTAATGTAACGTCGTTTCAGGTTAGACAACTTAGAGCCATCAGTCATTTAATTAATTATATTGaacaaatgaataataataataatacagcaatTATttatacaataaaacaaaattgtatTAAATTGTATTGTTAGTAGATATTATCAATATCTACTAACAATTTTTTGATGTTGTAGGCTAGGAGCAGATGCCAGTGGCGGAGGAATACGCACTGCAGGTCCCTGTAACTTGCGACGTCACGGTGACGCGGCGGCCATTTGCGTGCGTCTGATTGGCTAGCAGGGTGACGTCACCGTGATGCTGCTGCGCCGCCGttcctggttggctggctgggtgggtgaCGTCAGGCGCCACGGCCACGCGGCTGTCTCCAGGCGAGTGTGAATAAATAATTTAATGAAATTTCCCCCTGTTGCTGCGGCAGAAAATATATTGTTTGGGTAAAGTTTGACATGTGCTATCACGCAATAGTTGCTCAAGAggccgccaggtgtgtgtgtgtgtgtgtgtgtgttgtggggaagTTTTATATGTGTTTGCACGCAATAGTTGCTCACGAGGCCgccaggtgtgtgttgtggggaagTTTTATATATGTTTGCACGCAATAGTTGCTCACGAGGCgccaggtgtgtgttgtggggaagTTTCATATCAGACACTACACTAGGGTAGGGTCCTCAAAGTCCAGCCAGGCTTCATGACGCATTctcttacgaaacctgtccatctttcttcaatcatggcggctttctgtacaataattaaacagttaatgattcTGAAGCACTATACGAAagttatttataacaataaatggCGAAAGTTTCGAAAGCCCCGTTAAAaacatgcccatcctgtgagtggtatcggacctcacacccatcctgtgagtggtatcggacctcacacccatcctgtgagtggtatcggacctcacacccatcctgtgagtggtatcggacctcacacccatcctgtgagtggtatcggacctcacacccatcctgtgagtggtatcggacctcacacccatcctgtgagtggtatcggacctcacacccatcctgtgagtggtatcggacctcacacccatcctgtgagtggtatcggacctcacacccatcctgtgagtggtatcggacctcacacccatcctgtgagtggtatcggacctcacacccatcctgtgagtggtatcggacctcacacccatcctgtgagtgtgagtgagccactagagtgtgtgggtgggtaggggggggggaggaggtgccaGTGCCAGCTTCTGGCATTTATTATCACATCTAAACCAATAACTCGTAAGTAGGAAAAGTTGATCCCCTGTAGCGAGGCAGGTGTAGTGGGGGTACATGAcagcacatctctctctctctctctctctctctctctctctctctctctctctctctctctctctctctctctctctctctctctctctctctctctctttctctctctctctctctctctctctctctctctctctctctctct
This DNA window, taken from Procambarus clarkii isolate CNS0578487 chromosome 40, FALCON_Pclarkii_2.0, whole genome shotgun sequence, encodes the following:
- the LOC138372981 gene encoding mucin-2-like: MARESTSPATKPGSATTKPASAATKPASATTKPASATTKPASAATKPASAATKPKSATTKPASAATKPASAATKPKSATTKPASATTKPASAATKPASATTKPASATTKPASATTKPASAATKPASATTKPASAATKPASATTKPASATTKPASATTKPASATTKPASATTKPASATTKPASAATKPASATTKPASATTKPASATTKPASAATKPASATTKPASATTKPASATTKPASAATESTSAATESTSPTTNATTLNITSLTTETMTSTTSTTTISSPPPATTTTSSPPPATTTAPEIPCASYIIITFLTTVFVLGTLSLGFYYSKKIRNAKKIKRRNLTIINEKESLGYMWMKRIHASLEEKSETQTAEDLSEAVGQRPASPKVVTSPLQRVRKTSRPSTVIRLRVNEAKINVNEDTVDSGQVPPSAPKTETKTVKLKQVNKMSVTYANIVETTFENTTCDDNEVAMSDDRKYSNVAMSHDRDSNVAMSHDREYSNVAMSHDRKYSNVAMSHDREYSNVAMSHDRKYSNVAMSHDREYSNVAMSHDRKYSNVAMSHDRKYSNVVVASQSPRLDGEICDSHGDNQPSGLHGDELSCRDSPTESSCSIQISSNSSRTNSPTWSLDIRAPPSVDPPSQRLTKEKTLPMPPSQLPKQASGHFNAISSHGTSNTSRPASPTLSHLNSTPPSLPRKGHTRNAPSNLPGRKYYPEVNNLPEPPTEMPFKLTEDPPSKKPSSGANALPSPPDCLPLHHTTPSSTGKLSTLPSTFHQLKPLKNKKITPNSHKSRPSKSISSRTARKAQRLTFKNDLSSQNQRSVETKCLPSPPTEFPLALTQYPASKRKLFLT